From bacterium (Candidatus Blackallbacteria) CG13_big_fil_rev_8_21_14_2_50_49_14:
TTGTTTCAGGCCAGCCTGAAAGCTTAAAAAACCAGCATGCCACCCCCGAAACGGGGTGGCGCAGAATCGAGATCAGTGGCGAACCGATCATGAAAGCCTATAACCTGCTGCAAGCCCGCTCCGACCTGCGCGATGTCACTTTTTTTGGTCAAAGCCTGCACCTGCTGATTCAAAACAGCCTGACGGAGGCCGAACTGATCGGCTTTCTTGAGGCCGAGGGTTTGCAGGAGATCGAATGGCGTGAAATCCGGCCCAGTCTTGAAGATGTTTTTCTCGATCTGACCCGGGAAGCCGACAGGCAACGCCATGCATAAAATATTTGCGATCTTTATCAAGGAATGGCTGCATATTCGCCGCGACCGTCTGACCCTGGCCATGATGTTTATGATTCCCGTTATGCAGCTGACGCTGTTTGGCTTTGCCATCAATATGGACGTGCAGCATATGAAAACGATTATCTGGGATCAGGATCAGCGCCAGGCCAGTCGGGAGTTGATCAAAAACTTTACCAATACCGGCTATTTTGACCAGGTTGCCACTGCCCATTCTGAACACGAGGTGACCCAGGCCCTGCTGATGGGCAAGGCCTGGGTCGGTCTGATTATTCCCCCCGATTATTCACGCAAACTGCTGCGCAATCAGCCCGCAGATGTTTTGGTTCTGGTCGATGGTTCCAACTCCACAGTCGCCAACCAGGCCCTGAACCTCTCACGCAGCATTGGCCAACTCAACTCGATCAAGGTGCTGCAAGAGCGCATGCGCCGGGTTTTGGGCAGTGGAGCCAGCTTTCGCGAAGCCGTTGAAATCCGGCCCAAAACCCTGTTTAACCCCGAGCTGAAAAGCCGTAATTTTATGATTCCAGGGCTGCTGGGGGTGATCATGCAATTGGTGACCGTGATGCTGACTGCCTTTTCGATTGTGCGTGAACGGGAAAAGGGCACCCTTGAACAATTGATTGTCACGCCCGTGAATCCAGCCCAGGTCATTTTGGGAAAACTCAGCCCCTATTTCCTGATTGGCCTGCTCAATATGCTGATGGTGATTGGGCTGATGGTCTTTCTCTTTGGCGTGCCCATTGCCGGAAGTTTGGCTTTGCTGATGGGGCTTTCTGTGTTTTTTATTTTGGCTTCGCTGGGCATCGGCCTCTTGATCTCGACGGTATCACAAAACCAGGTGCAGGCCCTGCAGTTCACCCTGCTGGTCTTTTTACCCTCGATGATGCTCTCAGGTTTTATTTTTCCACGCGAATCCATGCCCTGGCTGATTTCCAGCCTGGGCCTGCTGATCCCACTTACCTATTTCGTAGAAATTCTGCGCGGCATCGTGCTGCGCGGTGTGGGGCTGGAAGCCCTCTGGCAGCATGTCATTCCGGTCATTCTCTTCGGCCTGGTGCTGATTGTCGTCAGCGTGCTGCGTTTTCGCCGCAGCCTGGCCTAAAACCTATTCAGCAGCGTTTACAAAACGCTCCCGCTCCAGGGCACGGGGAAAGAGAATTTCATTTTCTTTGTACATATGTTGGCAAAGATCAGCATCAAAAGCTTGTAGTGCCTGCATCAAGGCTTGATTTTCAGTTTGTACATAATCCTGGGTGAGTTTGCGCATCAGTCCCAGCATCTGCTCTGCGCTGTCATGCTCATAGACCATCACCCGAATCGGATGGGCCACGGTGCCACAGTGCATTTCTACGGGTTCCTGGGTTTCAAGCAATTGCCGACAATAGGGAAAAAGCACCTGTTCTTCTTTTTGCAAATGCATCAATAAATCGGAGTAGAGACCACAAAAAAGCTCCATCAAAGGTGCCCATTGCTGATCTTGCTTGCTCAAACGCTTCAATTGCTCCAAAATCACAGGGCCCTGCCCACGGATATAGGCATGGTGGGTATCTTCAAGATGGTCACAGAGCCCGGTCAGGTCCAAGCCCTGTAAATCTTCCCCCGGAGATAAAATCTGAACTGTCATACAAAAAGCGCTCCTTCAGGCAAATCA
This genomic window contains:
- a CDS encoding ABC transporter permease; translation: MHKIFAIFIKEWLHIRRDRLTLAMMFMIPVMQLTLFGFAINMDVQHMKTIIWDQDQRQASRELIKNFTNTGYFDQVATAHSEHEVTQALLMGKAWVGLIIPPDYSRKLLRNQPADVLVLVDGSNSTVANQALNLSRSIGQLNSIKVLQERMRRVLGSGASFREAVEIRPKTLFNPELKSRNFMIPGLLGVIMQLVTVMLTAFSIVREREKGTLEQLIVTPVNPAQVILGKLSPYFLIGLLNMLMVIGLMVFLFGVPIAGSLALLMGLSVFFILASLGIGLLISTVSQNQVQALQFTLLVFLPSMMLSGFIFPRESMPWLISSLGLLIPLTYFVEILRGIVLRGVGLEALWQHVIPVILFGLVLIVVSVLRFRRSLA